From Lonchura striata isolate bLonStr1 chromosome 3, bLonStr1.mat, whole genome shotgun sequence, one genomic window encodes:
- the DRC5 gene encoding dynein regulatory complex subunit 5, with protein MQQPEAGDGSRAIPSPCPPQANITDGSFYTRRCITEDLSWSLVTVPHLTELCLQHIAHNFEKNPILNYLLPEHQKKVVDRLSTSLPLTVTANIVSHEEYWKRCCMERWQACDVSNYGDSWKQMFFERHLENILKFSIPNITDPKQVLELIPLCKSYVRKLEINQFLPPLWVHQKEESNDLSDTEDDAEIGEVYMHHYNLKDVITALPHLEELHLIYGVKSCGMNFEWSLFNFTELDCSNLAAAVKMCRNLKVFKLTQSKVDDDKIKLLARNLQHHPSLLELDLSHNLIGDHGAQALGKLISHIRLETLNLCNNQICHLGAQALAQGLAESSTLTSLNLRLNFVEDKGGEAIGRALLTNTSLKSLHLGSNNLSEPTAAVFSQVLAQNTSLTSISFSCNHLGMNGGKQLLKGLANNKTLTKLDLRHAEVDQETDFLIHEIVWANQEVVRLGSLQHPTTEPL; from the exons ATGCAGCAGCCAGAAGCTGGTGATGGGAGCAGAGCCATTCCCTCACCATGTCCACCTCAGGCCAACATCACTGATGGCTCATTCTACACACGCCGCTGCATCACTGAGGATCTCAGTTGGTCCCTGGTCACTGTGCCCCACCTCACTGAGCTCTGCCTCCAGCATATTGCACACAATTTTGAAA AGAACCCTATTTTGAACTATCTTCTGCCTGAGCACCAAAAGAAGGTGGTGGACAGGCTCTCCACCAGCCTTCCACTCACTGTGACTGCCAACATTGTAAGCCATGAGGAGTACTGGAAGAGGTGCTGTATGGAGCGCTGGCAAGCGTGTGACGTCTCCAACTATGGGGACAGCTGGAAACAGATGTTCTTTGAACGTCACCTGGAGAACATTCTGAAGTTCTCCATCCCTAACATCACAGACCCCAAGCAGGTGCTAGAGCTCATCCCGCTCTGCAAAAGCTACGTGCGGAAACTGGAGATCAATCAGTTCCTGCCACCTTTGTGGGTGCATCAAAAGGAGGAGAGCAATGACCTCTCTGACACAGAGGATGATGCTGAAATTGGTGAGGTCTACATGCATCATTACAACCTGAAAGATGTCATTACTGCCCTCCCGCACCTTGAAGAGCTTCATCTCATTTATGGTGTAAAGAGCTGCGGCATGAACTTTGAGTGGAGCCTCTTTAACTTCACTGAGCTGGACTGCTCCAacttggctgctgctgtgaagATGTGCCGTAACTTGAAA GTTTTCAAGCTGACACAAAGCAAAGTGGATGATGACAAGATCAAGCTCCTGGCCCGTAACTTGCAGCATCACCCTTCCTTGTTGGAGCTGGACTTGTCCCACAATCTCATCGGGGACCATGGGGCACAAGCTCTTGGCAAGCTGATCAGCCACATCAGATTAGAAACACTTAATCTGTGTAACAACCAGATCTGTCACCTGGGGGCTCAGGCTCTTGCTCAAGGCCTGGCTGAGAGCTCCACTCTGACCTCCCTGAATCTACGCCTCAACTTTGTGGAGGACAAAGGTGGAGAGGCAATTGGCCGTGCCCTGCTGACCAACACCAGCCTGAAGTCCCTCCACCTGGGAAGCAATAACCTGTCAGAGCCAACGGCAGCAGTGTTCTCCCAGGTCCTGGCTCAGAACACCAGTCTGACGAGCATCAGCTTCTCATGCAACCACCTGGGGATG AATGGTGGGAAGCAGCTGCTTAAAGGTCTGGCAAACAACAAGACTTTGACCAAGCTTGATCTCCGCCATGCAGAGGTGGACCAGGAGACCGATTTCCTCATTCACGAAATCGTGTGGGCCAATCAGGAAGTGGTGAGGCTGGGATCTCTGCAGCACCCCACCACTGAACCCCTCTGA
- the TMEM151B gene encoding transmembrane protein 151B, with the protein MSPPASASAASEGGSSTPVPPEEEAEGAREEQRPVKQSLSKSLCRESHWKCLLLSLLMYGCMGAMTWCHVTKVTRLTFDSAYKGKSMMYHDSPCSNGYVYIPLAFLVMLYVVYLVECWHCYTRNELQYKVDVESVHERVQRMQQATPCIWWKAISYHYIRRTRQVTRYRNGDAYTTTQVYHERVNTHVAEAEFDYSNCGVKDISKDLIDLESYPATRLRFTKCFSFANVESENSYLTQRARFFTENEGLDDYMEAREGMHLKNVDFKEYMVAFSDPDNLPWYVSHYVFWVAALLTLSWPLRVLNEYRTSYVHYHVEKLFGFDYVAVTPAEERSFCRRMPRVNTVDSTELEWHIRSNQQLVPSYSEAVLMDLVGLSGCTSYSACRYGGYRQNCERCHRTISSSSIFSRSALSICNGSPRIPFSSSRFSLGRLYGSRRSCLWQSRSGSLNEQSCPTEQTRLSSQVTVEEEDPPPYQDALYFPVLIVHRNEGCLNHDHRHLHRNGSCVETSL; encoded by the exons ATGTCCCCCCCGGCCTCGGCGTCCGCCGCCAGcgagggaggcagcagcacgCCGGTGCCtccggaggaggaggcggaggggGCCAGAGAGGAG CAGCGGCCAGTGAAGCAGTCTCTCAGCAAGTCCCTGTGCCGAGAGTCCCACTGGAAAtgcctgctgctgtccctcctcATGTACGGCTGCATGGGAGCCATGACCTGGTGCCATGTCACCAAGGTGACCCGGCTGACCTTTGACAGCGCTTACAAGGGCAAGTCCATGATGTACCACGACAGCCCCTGTTCCAACGGCTACGTCTACATCCCCTTGGCTTTCCTGGTGATGCTCTATGTCGTGTACCTGGTGGAGTGCTGGCACTGCTACACGCGCAACGAGCTGCAGTACAAAGTGGATGTGGAGAGCGTGCACGAGCGCGTGCAGCGGATGCAACAGGCGACCCCCTGCATCTGGTGGAAGGCCATCAGCTACCACTACATCCGCAGGACCCGGCAGGTTACCCGCTATCGCAATGGGGACGCCTACACCACCACCCAAGTGTACCATGAACGGGTCAACACCCACGTGGCAGAGGCTGAGTTTGATTATTCCAATTGTGGAGTTAAGGATATATCCAAGGACCTCATCGACCTGGAGAGCTACCCAGCCACACGGCTCCGCTTCACCAAGTGTTTCAGTTTTGCCAACGTGGAGTCTGAGAACTCCTATCTGACCCAGCGAGCCCGCTTCTTCACGGAGAACGAGGGCCTAGACGATTACATGGAGGCCAGAGAGGGGATGCACCTCAAAAATGTGGACTTCAAGGAATACATGGTGGCCTTTTCTGACCCAGACAACCTGCCTTGGTATGTATCTCACTATGTCTTCTGGGTGGCAGCTCTGCTGACCCTATCCTGGCCCCTGCGGGTGCTAAATGAGTACCGCACCTCCTATGTCCATTACCACGTGGAAAAACTCTTTGGGTTTGATTACGTGGCAGTGACGCCGGCCGAGGAGCGCTCCTTCTGCCGGAGGATGCCCCGTGTCAACACGGTGGACAGTACCGAGCTGGAGTGGCACATACGATCCAACCAGCAGCTGGTGCCCAGCTACTCAGAAGCGGTCCTGATGGACTTGGTGGGGCTCTCCGGTTGCACCAGCTACTCCGCGTGCCGCTACGGGGGCTACCGGCAGAACTGCGAGCGGTGCCACAGGACTATAAGCAGCTCCTCCATCTTCTCCCGCAGTGCTCTGAGCATCTGCAATGGCAGTCCCAGGATTCCCTTCAGCAGTAGCCGCTTCTCCCTGGGCCGCTTGTACGGCTCGCGCCGCAGCTGCCTCTGGCAGAGCCGGAGTGGCAGCCTGAAcgagcagagctgccccactGAGCAGACACGCCTCTCCAGCCAGGTGACTGTGGAGGAGGAAGACCCCCCTCCTTATCAGGATGCTCTCTACTTCCCTGTCCTCATTGTACACCGCAATGAAGGCTGCCTGAACCACGACCACCGTCACCTCCATCGCAATGGGTCCTGCGTGGAGACCTCACTGTGA